One genomic window of Staphylococcus hsinchuensis includes the following:
- the coaE gene encoding dephospho-CoA kinase (Dephospho-CoA kinase (CoaE) performs the final step in coenzyme A biosynthesis.) gives MPKVIGLTGGIATGKSTVAELLEIHGFKIVDADTASRQAVEKGSPGLNQVKEKFGDEAIDEDGNMNRAYVGDIVFNQPEKRLELNEIVHPIVREIMEREKQQYLDAGQDVIMDIPLLFENDLQNTVDEVWLVYTSESIQIDRLMERNDLSMEDAKARVYSQMSIDKKRRMADHVIDNRDSKLELKQNLERLLVEQGYLQSSEEDNESV, from the coding sequence ATGCCAAAAGTTATAGGCTTAACAGGGGGAATTGCTACTGGCAAATCAACAGTAGCCGAATTATTAGAAATTCATGGTTTTAAAATAGTAGATGCTGATACAGCTTCGCGTCAAGCAGTGGAAAAAGGGTCCCCTGGACTTAATCAAGTTAAAGAAAAGTTTGGAGACGAAGCCATTGATGAAGATGGCAATATGAATCGTGCATATGTAGGTGACATTGTATTTAACCAACCAGAAAAACGATTGGAATTAAATGAAATTGTACATCCAATTGTTCGCGAAATCATGGAACGTGAAAAACAACAATATTTAGATGCTGGTCAAGATGTTATTATGGATATCCCATTATTATTCGAAAATGACTTACAAAATACTGTTGATGAAGTATGGTTAGTTTATACTTCAGAGAGTATTCAAATAGATCGTTTAATGGAACGCAATGATTTATCAATGGAAGATGCAAAAGCAAGGGTCTATAGTCAAATGTCTATTGATAAAAAGCGTCGTATGGCTGATCACGTTATCGATAACAGAGATTCAAAATTAGAATTAAAACAAAATTTAGAACGTCTATTAGTAGAACAAGGATATTTACAATCTTCTGAAGAAGATAATGAATCAGTATAA
- the mutM gene encoding bifunctional DNA-formamidopyrimidine glycosylase/DNA-(apurinic or apyrimidinic site) lyase translates to MPELPEVEHVKRGIKPFAKGQKIESITYSDKVQEGKAANKETIIKGLELDTFKTFTEQYIITDIERRSKYIVFYLEKDGDQRILLSHLGMAGGFFVVDELEDIGNANYRKHWHVIFQLDNHKLLVYSDIRRFGEIRNLPSFDAYPSFLEIAPEPFDEEALPHYMACYDKSYYQNKPIKQMILDHRVIAGCGNIYACEALFRAGIHPATLPNDLNHQQREMLFYYVREVLQAGIDSGGTSISDYLHADGSKGTMQLHLNVYKQKYCKVCGNEIETAVIGGRNSHFCPHCQN, encoded by the coding sequence ATGCCTGAATTACCAGAAGTAGAACATGTTAAAAGAGGCATTAAGCCTTTTGCCAAAGGTCAAAAAATAGAGTCTATTACTTACTCTGATAAAGTGCAAGAAGGTAAAGCTGCAAATAAAGAGACGATTATTAAAGGTTTAGAATTGGATACGTTTAAAACGTTTACCGAACAATATATCATTACTGATATAGAAAGAAGAAGTAAATATATTGTCTTTTATTTAGAAAAAGATGGCGATCAGAGAATATTGCTAAGCCATTTAGGCATGGCAGGTGGTTTCTTTGTTGTTGATGAGCTAGAGGATATTGGAAATGCGAATTATCGTAAACACTGGCATGTCATTTTTCAATTAGATAATCATAAACTATTAGTATATTCAGATATAAGACGATTTGGAGAAATACGCAATTTACCTTCATTTGATGCGTATCCATCATTTTTAGAAATAGCACCTGAACCATTTGATGAAGAAGCACTGCCACATTACATGGCTTGTTACGACAAGTCCTATTATCAAAATAAACCTATTAAACAAATGATTCTTGACCACCGCGTCATTGCAGGTTGTGGTAATATATATGCTTGTGAGGCATTATTCCGTGCAGGTATTCATCCTGCGACCCTACCTAATGATTTAAATCATCAACAACGAGAAATGCTTTTCTATTATGTTCGTGAAGTACTTCAAGCGGGTATAGATAGTGGAGGTACAAGCATTTCCGATTACCTTCATGCAGATGGTAGTAAAGGGACAATGCAATTACATTTGAACGTATATAAACAAAAATACTGTAAAGTATGTGGTAATGAAATAGAAACAGCGGTAATAGGGGGACGAAATAGTCATTTTTGCCCTCATTGCCAGAATTAA